ACCGCTGGGAGAGGAACGGCAGCGCGACCAGCCGCCACGCCTCACCGCCGGCCGTGGTGCCGGTGAGCACGTGCTCGGCCGCGGTCTCCCGGACCGTGCCGCGCAGCTGGATGCCGGCCGCGTCCGCCCACGGGCGCAGTGCGTCGAGCGCCGGGCCGTTGTCGTGGTTGCCGCCGATCGCCACCACCTCGGCGCCGGTCGCCCGCAGCGCGGTCAGCGCGCGGGTCACGATCCGGGTCGAGTCGGGCGTGGGCGCGGCCGTGTCGTAGAGATCGCCGGCCACGATCACCAGGTCGGGCTGCTCCCGCTGGGCGATCTCGACCAGGTCGCGGAGCACGTTGATGTGCTCCTCCACCCGGGTGTGTCCCTTGAGGACCTTCCCGACGTGCCAGTCCGAGGTGTGCAGGATCTTCATGTCGGCTTCCTCAGAAGGGGATGTCGTCGTCGGAGATGCGGGAGCCGGCACCGGACCGGCCGCCGACGACCGCGAACGGGTCGGCGGACGAGACGATCGAGCGCAGCGTGCCGGTGGGCGCGGCACCGGCCTCGGAGACGCGGGTGGCCCAGGCCGGGAACGGGAACTCCACGCAGAGCGGGACCGGGATGTCCGGCTGGTTGACGAACATGGTGCCGGGCTTGGCCAGCAGCACCCGTTGCCGTTGCGCGGGCGGGAGGAAACCGTACTCCGGGCGGCCGGCCTCGGCCGGGTCGAGCCGGCCGACCACGCGGATCGCGGAGTTCGTCACGATGCGGCGCTCGACCTCGCTGGCGGTCTGCTGCGCGCCGATCAGGATGACGCCGAGCGACCGGCCGCGTTCCGCGATGTCGAGCAGCACCTCCTTGATCGGTGAAGTGCCGTCCCGGGGCGCGTACTTGTTCAGCTCGTCCAGCACCACGAAGAGCAGCGGCTTGGCGGTGCCGGCCTTCTCCTTGCGCTCGAACTCGCTCTTCAGCGTCACGCCGACCACGAACCGCTGCGCGCGGTCCGGCAGGTTGTGCAGGTCCACCACGGTGACCTGGGCGCTCTCCGACGTGTTGATCGAGTGCGGCCGGCGCTGGGCCAGGTCGCCGCGGATCAGCCGGGACAGGTCCTTCTTGCTGGAGATCAGGCGGCGGGCGAACGCGTTCGTCGTGCCGATGCCGACCGCGGAGCCGGCCCAGTCGCGCCGGGTGTCCTCGTCGCTGAGCTGCTCGACCAGGAAGTCGACCAGGTCGCCGTAGGAACCGATCCGCTTGCCCTGGACGGAGATCCCGCCCTCGGCCGGCACCGCGACGCGCTGCAGGTGCGCGGTGACCGCGTGGACGACCATCGTGTACTGCTGGCGCTCGTCGTCCGCGTCGGCGAACACGTACGGCAGGAGGCCGGTCTCGCAGAACTCGGCGAGCGTCCAGTAGAACGCGTCCACCCCGGTCAGCCGGCTGCTCACGTCCGGCGTGCCGGAGGGGTCGCCGATCCGCGGCGGCGCGTAGACCCGGACGTCCGCGAACGCGTCCGCGGGCAGGCCGAGCTTGCCGTACGCCTCGGTGGTCCGCTCGTCCAGCCGGGTGTTCGGGTGGTCGAGGAAGAGCAGATCCTCGCCCTTGACGTTGAAGATGAGCGCCTTGGAGTTGACGCTCTCCG
This genomic window from Catenuloplanes niger contains:
- a CDS encoding ATP-binding protein, whose amino-acid sequence is MPVDPSDPGPAVGRVLGTADATPLQFWTAVTPGAYLQLDDVVVTRRELPDREPVTIAGVVTQVRARHEGAQFDSDVFAIAEGTLPALVQEAAEITTTRVDPELYVPPAPGAPVFRAEGVARAQALHFDRMERPIPMGSGRDGVPVYLNADFLDGTRGAHVSISGISGVATKTSFATFLLYSVFRSGVLGAESVNSKALIFNVKGEDLLFLDHPNTRLDERTTEAYGKLGLPADAFADVRVYAPPRIGDPSGTPDVSSRLTGVDAFYWTLAEFCETGLLPYVFADADDERQQYTMVVHAVTAHLQRVAVPAEGGISVQGKRIGSYGDLVDFLVEQLSDEDTRRDWAGSAVGIGTTNAFARRLISSKKDLSRLIRGDLAQRRPHSINTSESAQVTVVDLHNLPDRAQRFVVGVTLKSEFERKEKAGTAKPLLFVVLDELNKYAPRDGTSPIKEVLLDIAERGRSLGVILIGAQQTASEVERRIVTNSAIRVVGRLDPAEAGRPEYGFLPPAQRQRVLLAKPGTMFVNQPDIPVPLCVEFPFPAWATRVSEAGAAPTGTLRSIVSSADPFAVVGGRSGAGSRISDDDIPF